The region CAACAGGTTTTATTTTTACTATTACTTAATTCATCGGATAAATGTTTTATACTAACACCTATAACTTCGTAACCTTGTTCTTTTAATAAAAGAGCAGCAACAGAACTATCAATGCCACCACTCATACCAACTATAACTTTTTTCATGATAGGATTACTCTAAGTATTAAAGGAGCTACTAAAATTACATAAAGTCCAGTAAGTCCTATTGATAAACCAGCCATAGCACCAGTTTCCTTATCCATTTCTATTGCTTTACTTGTACCAACAGCATGAGCTGCAGAACCTAAGCTAACACCTATGGCTACTTTGTCATCAACATTAAGCATCTTATAAATTCCAGGACCCAAAGTAGCACCTGTTATACCTGTGACTATTACTAAAATTACTGTTATAGGAATTATACCATGAACATTTTCAGTAAGTCCTACGGCTATTGCAGTCGTTACAGATTTTGGCATAAAGGAAGCTATTATTTCAGGCTTGTAGGCAAATAATTTACAAATATAGCCAACAAGTAGACAATTTATTGTGTTTCCTACAATAATACCAGTAATAATAGATAAAAAATGTTTTTTTAACAAATGCAAATTTTTATGCAAGGGTATTGCTAGAGCTACGGTTGCCGGTGTTATTAATGTAGTGAATATTGATCCACCAATATTGTATGTTTCATAAGGTATATTAAAAAATTTTAATATAGCTATAATTAATACTATAGATATTAGTATAGGATTAAGTATAGCTGAATTAGTTTTAACAAACAATTTTACTGCTAGTACATAAATAAGTATAGTAAGCATAATTCCGAACATTTGATTGTTTATTAAAATACTAAGCATCTTCGCCTCCTTCAAATCTATTTTTAACAAATTCAACAATTTTAACTGTAACAATTAGTGAGAATATGGTTGTAAATATGGCTATAAGAAAAAAACTTAGCCAAATTTCTTTTATAAAATTGAATTTTGACATTATTCCAACTCCAGCAGGAACAAATAAGATACCTAAATTTTCTAATAAAAATTCTCCAACTTTTTCAATTTTTTTCATTTTTAAGAACTTCAATTCTAAAAAGATAAATAAAATTATCATTCCAATAACACTTCCGGGAATAGGTAATTTTAAACCTTTAGATAAAAGCTCTCCTATAAGTGAGAATATTAAAATATACATAATCTCCTTATAAACATTCATTTTTTTAATCATCTCCATTCAAAACATTATCTATAGCATTTATTAATTCGTTTTTTGTGAAAGGTTTGCAAAGACAGGCTTTTGCACCAGCTTCAAGACCTTCTGCAATATATACATCCAAAAACATCATAGAGCTACATATTATTATATTTGCATTTTTATCATAAGATAAAATTTTTTCTATAGAACCAAAACCATCGAGTATGGGCATGTTTATATCCATTGTAACAATGTCAGGCTTATATACTATATATTTTTTATAAGCATCAAGTCCATTGTTAGCTTCAATAATATTAAAATTATATTCTTCTAAAATATTTTTAATTATTTGTCTAAAATATTGACTATCATCTACAACTAAAGCACTTTTCATAAATTAAAAACCTCTTCAATTTTTTTTGCAACAGCATCAGAATGACTATCGTCTATAATCTCTTTTTCGGGTAATAAATCTTTTAATTCTTGCAAGGCATTAGCCATTATAAAGCTATTTTTAAATAATTTCAACATAGAATAGTCATTTAAACCATCACCGAAGGCAATAACTTCATCAGGATTTATACCATCTTTTTCTAAAAGTTTCAAACTTGCATTAGCTTTATTAGCTGAAATATCAAAGATTTCTAAGGAATTTTCACTAACAAAATCTATATTTGCATCCTTTGAAATATTTTCTTTTAAAACTTCACGAATCTTTTTTAAATTTTCAAAAGAGCCTATAAAAAAAAGTTTATTAAAGTCTTTCTTTTTAAATTCTTCTATATCTATTACTGTAGCACCAAAAGTTTTATCTACTCTTCTTTTTGAATAAAAATCCTTATATTCTTCAGAAATAACAAACCAATCTGTTCCAGAATAGCCATTTATGAATATTTCTTTTCCATATTTCTTGTAATCCAAATTAAGAATAAAATCTTTACATTTTTTATTTAATGTTACTGAATAGATTTCTTTACCTTTTTCATCAATTATTCTAGCACCATTAGTTGTAATAAGAGAAAGAGAGTGTGAAAATTGATCTGCAATTAATCTTGCTCCTCTTTCTACACGACCAGTAGCTATGTATAGCTTATACCCCTTATCTAAGAATTTATTAATAACATTCTTAGTATATGTGCTAAGAAAATGATCTTTATTTAATAAAGTTCCATCCAAATCAGTAACAACTGCTTTAAACATTTAATCACTCCTTTAAATATATATGGAATATTATAGCATAAATTAAAGTGAAAAGTTAAGGTTGTAATGAAAGTATTAAATAAAGTGAAAATATTAACTATATTTTTACATAAATTAAATTTTGTGAAAAAAATATAGAATAAAAACTTTATACACATATATCTTTTCTTCTTTTATATAAAAAAGGTAAAGACATAGACAGTAAAAGTCCAAGCATAAATAAAATTTATGGTACTATTAATAAAATATATTTAAAAAACTTTTTAAAAAATAGTATAATTAAGTGAAAAATCTTGAAAGGAGATAGGGAATGAAAAATAAAAAGATATGTTTTTTAGCAGTGCTATTATCGATGGCTTCTTATGCTTACGAGGCAAGCGTAGAAACAGGAGTTAAGGTTAATAGTAGTTTTGCACCCAAATATGAAACCACAGGTTATGAGTTAAATCTTTTGAAATTTAATATTAAACCGTTAAAAGAATTAGAATTTGGTGTTGATATTAAATCTGCAAGAAAAGATTTCTCAATTAATGATTATGATAAGGATATAAAGCACATATATAATTGGAAAAAAAGAGACGCAAATCATGATGTCATGTTGAAATTTTTAATTAATAATGAAAATAATTTGACTAAGGATTTAAAATTGACAAATAATTTTCAATATTATTTAGATGATTTTTGGATAAAGAAAAATTATTCAAAAGATGGGACAATAAAAGAAGAAGTAAAAACTGAATATTTAGAAGATGATGGAACAAAACAAGCTTTAGGAAATACAGTATTTAGTACAAATATTTCAGGAAAAGTTAAAAATACAGAAATAGATTCAAAAATTGAATATAAGGCAAATCAATTTCATAGATTTGATAAAGATGAAGCATATTTTAAAGTAAATAGTAAAACTGATACAAAATTAAATGATAAATATGCTTTAAATAGTGAATACAATTTTGACATAGATCTTAATGCAGCAAGTAGACCATTTGATGCACTTGATACAGAATTAGATGAATTTCCTGATTTCCATTCGGGAGATTATGTAACAAAATTTGATCAAAAATTTAATTTTGGTTTTAAATACTCTGAAAATAAGAATAATTATGGTTTGAAATTAGAAATGAAACATCATGCAGAATATTCTAAGGGTCAAAAGAAAGAAGATCCATATAAAACTTTCTATAATATTTTAGATCCAAAACTTATTTTAAGTGCTAGTAATAATGTTGATTTAAAAGTAGGTAAATTAGTTTTTGATAATAGCTTAGGAAATTTAATAGAAGCAAGAATGACAAAATATTTACCAGATGAAAGTAGAAAAGAAAACTATGAACTAGCATTAAAATATGAACCAAGTTTAAAATCTAAATTAAAATATATGTATAATAAAAATAAGGATGATTTAGAACTAGATACAAGTTTAGAATATTTTCCAAGTTTTCTTTTATACCCAACAAATATAAATGCAGATGTTGTTCCGCATAATTTCAAACTTGGTTTTAAAACAAAATATGTTAGAAAATTAAATGATAAACAAGATGTTAGTTTTGATTTTGATAATAAACTAAGTAAAATAGTAAAATTTTCTGATAGTAAAGAAAATGAACCTAAAAATAATATTGAATCTAAATTGAACATAAAATATACAAATAAAGAAATAAAAGATTTGAATTTGAGTGTAAATTTAAATAATGAATTCAAAGAAGATACAATTAAAAAAGTAAAAATTTTACACCCTAATAATACAAGTAATAAATTGAATTTAAGCATAGAAACAGAATATAAAGGGCTTAAAGATTTAGTATTTATTAATAAATTAAAATATAAAAATAGTTTAGCACTTAATCATGTAACAAGACCAGATGATAAAAATGTTTTAACATATTTAATAAATTCTTTGGAATTTGATAGTTCTGTAGAATATACAAAAAAAATTAGTGATAAATTGACCTTAAAGAGTGGCTTAGATGTACTTGCAAAATTTGATACCCTATTACTTAGAAGTGAAAAAATGTATAACTATAATACAAATGATATAGAAAAAACAAAAGAAAAACCTATGTTAAGTGATGCAGTTAATAATAAATATAATTTAGGAGGAAGTTTTGAATTAAAGCCTAAAGTTAGTGTTGTATATATGCCAATAAAAAACTTAGAATTAAGTTCAGGATTTGAAATTTCTACTCTTTTTGAAAAGAAAGTAATAGATTTGATAAAGGATGAAAAAAGACCAGATGAAGGCTTATTTGGACCAATAGATAAGAAATTTGAATTTAGAAAATTAAAACCAAGCTTAACATTAAATTTGAAGTATAAATGGTAGGAGGTAAAATGAGAGTAAATAATAAAAGCATAGCTATATTTTTTGGTCTAATAGCTCTTAGTAGTTGTAGTAGTTTAAAAAAGGTAAATAATGCTGATAAAGCAAATAAATTAGAAGTTAAATATTTTAAACCTGAATATGATATTAATGAGGGTGTTAATGAAATAGTCAGCGAAATAAAAAAACAACCTGTAGACAGACTTAAAAATATTACAGCTAAAAATTTTGAAATAAAAAATTTAGATAAAATGTATGATAAAGAAGTAATATATTTAAATAATGATAGTTTAGATAAAAATATATCAATTGTTAAAATATATAACAAAAAGCCTAGTTTGGTGTATAAAAAAGGAAGTAAAGGTTACGAAACTTTAGTTGGTGTAGAAAAAACAGGTGGAGAACTTTTCCCAGATAAGCCAGAATTAAAAAATGAAAAATATAAGGTAGTTACAGATAAGGATAGAAATAATGTCTATGTTCAAGTAAGAGATAATATTACAGGAAAAACAAAAGATATTAGATTAGATAATAAGGTTTTAATTGAAGAAAGACCTAGTGAAATATCAGATAATATTAGATATGAAGATTTGAAAAAATTGAATAAGGATAAAAGAGTTAAGTATAAGATTAATACCTTAGATAATCCTTTTGAAGATGTAGCAGATGCAGAAAAACAAATAGTAAATGGTTATGAATTTTATGATTATAAAAATTATTTTAAACCAGATAAATACTATGATGAAGATGATTTGGCTGGAGTTAAAAGAGTTGACTTAATTGATCATATTGATGGTTTGAAAGATAAAGAATATAAAAGAAATATAGATTTTGGAATAAAATTAGGAGATTTCAAAGATGATTATTCAAAACTTTTAGCAGATCTTAGTAAAAGAAGCCTTAAATTAACAGAAGATGGTAAGGTTATAGGAGGTTTTGATGAATATTTATCACA is a window of Sneathia sanguinegens DNA encoding:
- a CDS encoding LrgB family protein — protein: MLSILINNQMFGIMLTILIYVLAVKLFVKTNSAILNPILISIVLIIAILKFFNIPYETYNIGGSIFTTLITPATVALAIPLHKNLHLLKKHFLSIITGIIVGNTINCLLVGYICKLFAYKPEIIASFMPKSVTTAIAVGLTENVHGIIPITVILVIVTGITGATLGPGIYKMLNVDDKVAIGVSLGSAAHAVGTSKAIEMDKETGAMAGLSIGLTGLYVILVAPLILRVILS
- a CDS encoding CidA/LrgA family protein; the encoded protein is MNVYKEIMYILIFSLIGELLSKGLKLPIPGSVIGMIILFIFLELKFLKMKKIEKVGEFLLENLGILFVPAGVGIMSKFNFIKEIWLSFFLIAIFTTIFSLIVTVKIVEFVKNRFEGGEDA
- a CDS encoding response regulator gives rise to the protein MKSALVVDDSQYFRQIIKNILEEYNFNIIEANNGLDAYKKYIVYKPDIVTMDINMPILDGFGSIEKILSYDKNANIIICSSMMFLDVYIAEGLEAGAKACLCKPFTKNELINAIDNVLNGDD
- a CDS encoding Cof-type HAD-IIB family hydrolase; the protein is MFKAVVTDLDGTLLNKDHFLSTYTKNVINKFLDKGYKLYIATGRVERGARLIADQFSHSLSLITTNGARIIDEKGKEIYSVTLNKKCKDFILNLDYKKYGKEIFINGYSGTDWFVISEEYKDFYSKRRVDKTFGATVIDIEEFKKKDFNKLFFIGSFENLKKIREVLKENISKDANIDFVSENSLEIFDISANKANASLKLLEKDGINPDEVIAFGDGLNDYSMLKLFKNSFIMANALQELKDLLPEKEIIDDSHSDAVAKKIEEVFNL